One Synechococcus sp. MU1617 genomic window, CCTTCCACCAACGGATTCCTTCCCAATAGCGCTGATTCAGCCCTACCAATCATCTCTGTGCTGAGCTGCAAACAGGAGGTTATTCGTTGTCGACGCGGATAAAAAAGCGACTTTCAACATCCATCTCGCCCTGCTCATCGACCTCCTCCGGATCACCCTCCACCAACTCAACGGCGAAATCCTTGTCGTCCAGTTCATGCACAACGCTCTGACCGTGCACCAGGTTGTGGACGAGCAGCAGTCGTTTCATTGTTGGAAGAAGACGCCATTCCACCGGTTGATAGCAACAGCTTGGTGGCAACGGGTTGCTCAGCCAGCCGCTTGACGTTCAGCGAAAGCCGAAACCATCACGGCTCGGCTGCTTGGCGGAATACTCCCGAGATAGAGCATCAAGCATCAGGGCGATGTAGCGGTCATCCATGCCGATGTCATGCTTCAGCTGACGCATCAGGCTGTTGATGCTCTTGAACGCGTCTGGAATGTGATGGTCCAGATGCTCCTTGGTGGGTTGATAGGGCATCGGAGCCAAAAAAAAATCCCCGTGGAACCTAAGGGAACCACGGGGAACGTGATGTTTCTGCTGAACCGGTGATCAATCCTCTTCTTCAGAGCCGCCAACTGGAATCAGGCGGATCTGCTTGCGTCCGAGCTTGATCTCATATTCATCACCGGGCTGCAGTTCCAAGAGGGCGGTGTAGGCCTTGCCGATCAACAGATTGCCATTGCCCTGAACCACAGCTTTGTAGGAAAGCTTGCGACCACCTTTGCCCACACCGGATCCGCCGGTAGAGAACGACAGGCCCTTGGCTTCCAGCAAAGCCTCGTAGAACGCGGTGAATTTCACCTGTTCAGAGCCGTCTTTCTTTTTGACGACGTAGCCACAACCTTTGGCCAGATCTGTTTTGGCGCAATCGCCAAGTTCCTTGACACGGTTGAGCAATTCAGCTCCGGTAAGCATGAGTCTTTGAGGTCGTGACCTCTCTATTAGAACAAATAATGTGCTGGTCACAAGGGGAAAAGAAACTGAATTCAGTTGATTGGCGGTGAAATCAAAAATCCAGCATGTGTGGATGGTTCGACACAGCCCTCAGCATCAAACAGTTGGCACCAAACAATGCGTTGAGATGAGCCGCCGATGGTTGGTGAATACAAGCCAACAGCGGGTGGTGCATTTCAAGCCGAAACCCCCTCAGCCATCCCCGGGTTCTGCATCAGAGCACCATCGCCACTTGGAGTATGTGCTGATCGCTTTCGTTGTTGTTGCTACTGGATCGGCATTCAATGGCATCAATTACGCAGGAATGCCTCGATTGAGGCTTCAAAGCCAGATCACGATCGATAGGTTGCCGCTCAGGAACAGGTTCAGTTGTGAGCGTCAGTTCGGTTCAGCCCGCCCAAGCCATCCCCTCCACCACCGTTCATGGCGCGTGGCAACTGTTGAGCTACGACGTTGAAGAAAAATCCAACAGCAAAACCTTCGCACCGATGGGCGAGAACCCCACGGGCTATGTGATCTTCACGCCGGAGGGCCGTCTCTCCTTCATGCTCTCGGCGGAAGGTCGCCAACCGGGCAGCACCGCTGAGGAGCGATCTGCCCTGCTGAGCAGCATGATCGCCTACACCGGCATCTACCGACTCGAGGGTGACCGCTGGATCACCCAGGTGGATGGGGCATGGAACCCGGAATGGGTGGGCACGGAACAGACCCGCTTTTTTGCGATCGACGGCGACCTGCTCACGGTGCACACCCCCTGGCGGGTGATGCCCAATTGGCCCGAGAAAGGCCTCACCCGCAGCATTGTTCGCTTTCAGCGCTGCCGCTGAACTGGTTACGGCGAACGCTCAGGCGTCGGTCTCGCCCTTCTGGCCCCCACAGGCATGGCGGGGTTGGTAGCCCTGCTGCTCGGCCAGATAGCGGAGATAAACGATCTGATGACGATCCGGCATGCCCACGGCAGCAATCAGACCCAACGGCCCAAAGAGAAAACCCGCAACAGCCCAGCGGTTACTGTTGCGCGCCTTCTGGGCGGCAACGGTTTTCGACAAACCGGCGCTGATCAGATGAGCAACCAGCACCACAACCAGGGACTTGAGTTCCACAGAGAACGCGCAGCACACCACTTGAGATAGCCAGCGCCTGAAGGACTGTCAGCCCTAGAACGGCAGCTCACGCCGAGCTGTGATGGCCACCACCCCCCTCCCCAGCACGGGCGCCGTCAGCGGACTAGGGGAAACCCTGGCCTTCTTCACCCAGGCGGATTTCGCCCAACGGCGCTTCCACGCCCACGGCGATGTGTTCGAAACCAAGCTGCTGGCCCAACGGATGGTGTTCATCCGCGGCGAACGGGCCATCGGCGATCTGTTTGGGCAAAGCGACTCCCTCGAGGGCTGGTGGCCGGAGAGTGTGCGGCAACTGCTGGGCAGCCAATCGCTGGCCAACCGAACAGGCCCCGGCCACAAAGCACGGCGGCGAGTGGTGGGGCAACTGTTCTCCAGCGCAGCGCTGGTGCGCTACACCCCGTCGATTCAGCAGTTGGTGGAGGAGCTCTGCCAGGAGTTGATCAGCACAAACACACCGCTGCCACTGGCGGCGCGGATGCGGCGCTTCGCCTTTGCGGTGATCGCCAGCACGGTGCTGGGACTGGATGGTGTCAGCCGTGACGCCCTGTTCGCCGACTTTGAGATCTGGACCCGGGCGCTGTTCTCGATTCCGCTGGCGATTCCGGGCACCCCCTTCGCCAAGGCGATGGCGGCACGCCAACGGCTGCTGAACAGGATCAAAGGCGTTCTTAAAGCGGGAGGCAACCAGGGCGGGCTGGATCTGCTGAGCGGAGGCTTGGATGAAGCCGGCATTCCCCTGGACGATGACGACCTGGCCGAACAGCTGCTGCTGTTGCTGTTTGCCGGCTACGAGACCACCGCCTCATCCTTGAGCTGCCTGTTCCGGGCCCTGCTGCTCAACCCGGAGGTGGAGAGCTGGTTGCGTGAGGGATTAGCGGACAACCCGGCATCACCACGGTTGGATGCAACGGTGCTGGAGGTGATGCGGCTGACGCCTCCGGTGGGGGGATTCTTCCGGCGCAGCCTGGCGCCAATCGAGCTGGCTGGGGTGGCCGTTCCCGCAAGTAGCGTGATTCAAGTGGTGCTAAGCCCCACCTCGATCAGTGATGACGACGATCTGGAGACATTCCGGCCGCAACGTCACCTGGATGGGTCGTTCAAGCAAACGCTGCTGCCCTTCGGCGGCGGCGAACGGGTCTGCCTGGGCAAGGCCCTGGCGGAACTGGAGATTCGCCTGATGGCGGTGGGACTGCTGGAGGCGGTGGAGCTGCAGCTGCAGCCGGAACAAGACCTGACGCTGCAGCTGATCCCCAGCCCCACTCCTAAAGATGGACTGCTGGTTCAGGCTGCAGCGCGGTGACGGCGACGGCCCAGGGGTTCGATCCAGTCCACCAGCACCTCCTGGTGACGCAGCATCGGCTCCGGCAGGCGGCAGCCGAGGTTGATCTCGCCTTGGTCCATCAAGCGCCCCAGGCGGATGGCGGCCGCCTCCTCGGGCCGATCAAAGCTGGTCTGGTGCGAGGCCAACCAGCTCACCTCGTGCTCGGTGATCACCCCTGTTGAGAGGCTTTCCAAAAAGATTTCTCCGACGGTCATGAGAGGTTTGTAACGGATTCGTTACATCCTGGCGCGTGTGGCCGGTGGCCGTGGATCGATGCCGCTCAAGCGAGCCACTGATCAGCGTCCATCACCTTCTTGATCAGCAGGCCGAGCCGCTTGAACTCCGCAAAGTTCACATCCTTCACCGCCTGATCCAGACCGCAATCCACCCAGGCACCATCACGCTTCTCCTCAATCGTGAAGTCCTGCTTCAGAGTGTCGCGGCGAATCCGGTAGGTGATGCCGTCGTCGTGGAGGTAATCAGCGGAAACCAGCTGCAGACCCATCAATCGCTCGCGTTAATCCAGCGATGGTGGCGTGAAGGTGTCGGCCACCGCAACAATCCAGCGAGCCGCCGCTGCCGTCACCTGTTCCTTGGTGACGTTGAACTCCAGATCGTGGCCCTGCTCGAGCAGGTCGGGAATGATCGTCTGCCAAGCCATGCCGGCGGCACTGGCATTGAGATCACCGATCAACACGAAGGCCTTGGCCGCTCCGGTGACGGCATCGGTGTATTCGGGATTGGCACTCACCTTGCTGCGGTACCAATCACCCACCTGATCACGCTGGGCCTTGCTCAGGAACGGCGGGGCGCCAACGAGATAGGCATCGAGCACCAACATCGGACTGGGAACACTCTTGCCGGGGTGCTTGAGCTCGAACCAGGCCTGACCGATGGAGGCGGCATCGGGCCAGTTACAGAGGATCGCGGCGTCCTGACTGTCGAGGGAGCGCTGGCCGGTCAGCTGGTCGATGCGCTCGAGCAGGGCCGATCCGGCGAGGGGCGGTTCACTGCGGGCGTGCTCGGCGCGAGCTTCATTGATTGCCTCGGCAACGGCCGCCTCGTTCTCGTTGAGCTGCTCGAGGGCCCGCTTGAGGTTGGCGTCGGCGTCGGCGGGGCTGGCCACGAAACATCAGGCGAGATCAACCCCAAGATGTCATGGGTTATTGGTAGTTCTCCACCTGCAGGTTGTAGCCCGACACCAACAGATTTTTATCCAGACAAATCTCATCAGGGAATTTTGGCGACGCCGATTTAATCAGACGTAGATGAACATCAATTGGCTTGTATCCAGCTCTCAGACAGCATTCGAAAAACTTAGAGACCGCAACTTCAAGAAGCTCAGTGACAAAAAGCGGCGTCACTTTGCCGCTCTCGTGCACCAACATCCCGAAGTAATGCATACCCAAAACAAACAGTTTGCCGACCTTACGGGAATGGGGATCATTCTCAATGAGTAGGAATACTCATGAAAAAGCAGGAAGGTTGCCCCTCCTGCCGTTCACTGATCCGTTGGTTGCTGCCTGAGGCAGAGAATCAATAGCTGCCGTAGTTGAACTTGCCGCCATACATGCGGCGGTGGGCGCTGTTACGGGCGTTCTTGACGGCGTTGGTGTACGAGAAGCCGCTGCCATCGCCGGAGAAGGCAGCGCCGCCAGCAGAGAATCCGCTGAGGTCTTTGGTGAGACGCTTCACCAGCAGAGGGCCGGTGTACATCACGTGCTCGGCACTGGCGTTGGCTGGGGTGATGTCAGCCATGCCCACGAAGGTGGAGCAGGCGGCCCGGGCTTCCGACTTGAAGCCGCGCAGGTAGGGAACCGTGTCGGTACCGAAGGTCTCGAGATATTCCTCGGAGTGGGTGAGGCTGTCGACGAAGGCATCGAAGCCCTGGTCAGCAATCAACTGGATGCCAGCGCTGATTTCCTGCTGACTCACAGGAGGACGACCAAGCAGGTGCTTGGTGGTGAGCTCAATGCCGCGCATGGGCGACACGGCATGGAAGAACTTCTGCTTGTAGAGGTCGGACTTGACCAGGCCGCCCATGAAGCCCTGCACGTTGATGCGGCCATCACAGAGGAAGGCTTCCAAGGAGGTGAGACGCTGGCTATCGGAGATGCCGATGTTGCCGAACACCTGCTTGTAGGCCGAAGCGATGGCTGCTTCCAGGGCCGAACTGCCGGTGGAGGCATAGGAGTGGTTCACCGCCGAGAAGGGGCAGACCTCATGGATCCGAGGACCCATGCCGATGCCCATCGAGGCGCATTGGTTCTGCTTGTATTCAGCAGTGCTGGATGCAGCTTTGCCGGCGTTGGAGCTGGCGCTCTTGGTGGCAGTCGCGGAGTTCGCAAAGGCGAAGGACACCCGTTGATCGTGGGTGAAATCCCGCTTGTACTTCAGAGCTGGCATCCGAAAGACCAATGAAATTCAGTTCAAGTTATGGCGATGACTTCATGCGCGCTGATGAACTTATAAATAGTTCAAAGTGAGCGTTACATGGCGCAATCAAAGCCACTGACTGCAGCGCGATCGTCACAACTTGAAACGGCTGAAAAGCCAGGTCTGAACTGAACTCTTGCGGAATCAACCGCCGTTGCAGAAGCGAACGGCTTCAGCCTGGGAGCGGCCATCAGCCACAACGGTTTCAACGCAGCCGTTGAACAGGCGGCTCTCCTGCTTCACGGCGCAAAGGCCAACGGCGATGGCCGCCAACGACAAAGCCGACACCACGGTGGCGGAGATCTGAACCAGGCCATAGGCGAGCATCGCCCGCTTCTTGCCGCCGCAGGACTGCTGGTTGGTGGTTTCCTCGGACATAACAACAAAGCAACGCCGAGACCCTATGGATCGGGCGTTGGTCACCGAAGCACGATCACGACCGTGATCACCGAACAGCCAATCACCAAACAGGCGATCACCGAACAACCCCCCAGGACTCAGCCGAGGGGATCGATCAGGCCGTAGAGCAACGCCATCACAGCCAACTGGGTGCGATCAGCAGCACCCAACTTGTCTTTGGCATTCACCACGTGGGTCTTCACCGTTTCCACCGAGATACCGAGGCTGCTGCCGATGCCCTGGTTGGTGAGGCCGCGGGCGACGCCAGCCACCACCTCCAGTTCTCGCTCGGTGAGCTCTTCAATCAAGGGCGGCAGGTGCGGGTTCGGAGCCTCGGCCGCACCGAGCTTGCGAATCTCCTCAGGGAAATAGACGCCGCCTTCGGAAAGGGTGTGGAGAGCCTGGATGAAATCGCCCTTGCCGGTGCCCAGGCTTGATTTGAAGATCACCGCATCGGCATAGGCCTGCATCGCCTCCTGCACCACGGCCTGGGTTTCACGCACCAGCACGATCAACAGCTGGCAGGTGGGCAGCTCCGCCTTGACCCGTCGCAGCAGGTTCATGCCGTAGCCGGTCTCCAGATCCGACGTGCAGATCAACAGGCTCGGCTTGTGGCGCAGCACCAGCTCAAACCCCTCCTCTTCGGTGGTGGCGGCACCCACCACGGCACGGCGAATCGGCTCCGCCAAGCAGAGGCAGGTGAGGGTGAGCCGATCACCGCAGCAGGCCACCACCCGCTGGGTCTTGAAAAACTCAGCCGTCGCTTCGATGGCTTCATGCAACGCGCGCGACTCGAGCCGCAGCTCCATCCCAAGCAATTCGGATGTCTTTCTTTTAGCGGCGTTTGGATGGCTCAGCCGTGGAGCCATCACGCCCAGCATCTCGACGGACAACACCGCGGATGCAGTGGGGATAGCGCTCACGCCCCAGGCGCCAGGCCTGGGCGGCATCGGTCACTTGGACCGTTTCGGTCTGCAGCTCGCCCTTGCGCTGAAGAATCAGGTCGTACAGAGGAGACATAACAACCCACGACGCGCTCTTTTATTCAGCAACAAGGAAATGGATTCCACATCCCTCAGTTGGGGGAGGCATGCGGATGGTCATTTCCCTCAACTGAGGGATTTAGAGCAACGAAAAAAAGTCCCAAACCACCTTCGTGTCATTTGGCACAACAGCATTGAGTTAGAGCCAGCACATTGATGCTGTTGCTTGAAAGCTGTGGCCAGCCGGCTGCGTCGATCCCTGCTTCAACTTGGTGACCGAGTCACCCGCCGTGTGCCGCGCTGGCCGGAAGGATCCTGGCCCGATGCCATGCAACGCAGCCCCCGCCGGGTTCGCAGCACCGCCAAGGATCTGATCAAAAGCACCGCTCAAGCAGCGATCGGGCTTGGCCGCCAGGCGGCACGTCTGGGGATGGAATCAATCAAACGAGCCAGCAACCGATGAACAGTGGCTTGCTGGTGTTGTCTGTTCTGCTGTTTGTTGCAGGTGTCACCTTGGTGAGCCTGGGCTGATTAAGCACAAACACTCAACAGGATCAAACGGATCGATCGACAACCAAATTCAAAAAACACGACAGCCGTTGATACAGATATCGATTCGAATCCACACGAACGTGGCTTCAGCACCTTCTAAATCCCATGGAATTCCTGATTGCCAGCTGCTTCATTTTTCCGCTCTCAGCCCTTTGGATTCAATCCCAGGAAGACGACACCAACGAAGATGAAATGGATTTCCTCTGAATCAAGCCCTGGAGGACGGCAAGGCCGAAGTCTTCAACTCATGGGTCAGAAGATCTGTCGCCAGCATGGTGAGAGCAACACCCATCAGCGCAAGAGCAATGCCCTGATTTTCGTCTGAAGCAACAGCTACATTCCGGGACAATTCCAGATGTTTTTCCCAGGAGAAATGCATCAGTTCCAGGCCTGTACATGCTTTCTAAGGCCATAAGCCTTTGCGATCCGAATGATCAGCGGCATTCAGAAATGTTCTGTAATGGAAGCAATGCATTGAGATGAGCATTCTTTCCTCAAATCGGTTGCAACTACTACGTTATTGATTTGCAGCAAAAAAAATTCTCGGGTACGTTCCGCTCACCAAGCCACAAGCCAATGGAACCGATCGCGTTGACTCTGGGCCAGAAATTTGAAATCGAGAAATTCTCACGCGAGATCGACAGCTCAGATGATCTTGCGGCCCTGCGCAGCATTGCCAAAGAGCTGTTAGTGGCCTGGAAACAACAGCAAGCCGCCTCAGCCTGGATCGTGCGCCAGCAATCCCAGGGCCTCTGAAGTCAGCTCATTTCGTTCACAACGACGATGGAAGACAACCAAATGGTCACCACCATTTCGGTGGAGATAGATGCGTTGCGTGTCCTGCACCGGGCAGTATCAGAGGCCTACATCAACTGGCCCGGCGGTGACGCCAACGAACAGGCCTGCCTGTTGAACATGAAGACCCAGCTCTATGCAGCCTTGATGGACCATCTGCTCGAATCGGGTTCCATCTGAGGTTTATTCGGTAGGAAAACAGTGTTTTTCCCCTAACCAGCAAAAAAACTCATGTTGAAGCATCAACAGCGGCAACAGACTTAGCCCGGCTGTGGAGTTCGCCATGCAATCCGATCGCTCCCGCCTGCGTGAACTGGAGATTCGTGTCGCCAACCCACAGCACTGGAGTGCTGGCGAACACGAGATCAATGTTGAAAATCTGAGACAGCTGCGCTTTCAGCTCGCGGATCAACTCAAGAAACTGCATCAACAGACGTAGGCCGCCGCATCAAACCGACCAAAGAAGAAAAGAAAAGACCCGCATCGCTAACGGAACCATCAGCGGGCGAGGCACGTGGACAAAACCCTGCAGGGGCAAGAGCTCACTAACGAGCAGGGAACCGGACAGAGGGACCTTTTTACATAACGAAACATAGTGTTACAGTCTGTAAACCCCTTGATCCGTCCTGGATGTTCACGCTCGATAAAGCCCGCCAGATCTTCCCGGACACCCTCACCGCTGATGCCGTTCCGGCCATCACGGCACGCTTCAAGCTTTTGTCAGCAGAAGACCAGCTCGCCCTGATCTGGTTCGCCTACCTCGAGATGGGCCAGACCATCACCGTGGCAGCCCCCGGTGCTGCTCGGATGCAACTGGCTCGCCCAATCCTCGAGCAGATCGTGGCCATGAGCTTCGACGAGCAGACCAAGGTCATGTGCGACTTGGCCTCCAAGATCAATAGCCCGATCTCCAGCACCTACGCCTACTGGTCAGTAAACGTGAAGCTCTGCTTCTGGTACGAGCTGGGCGAATACATGCGTCAGGGCAAAGTCGCCCCCATCCCCCAGGGCTACAAGCTTTCCGCCAACGCCAACTCCGTGCTGGAAGCGGTGAAGAAGGTGGAGCAGGGCCAGCAAATCACCCTGCTGCGGAATTTCGTTGTCGACATGGGATTCGATCCCAACATCGACGACGACAAGATCGTGACCGAGCCGATCGTCGCCCCGACCCCAGTGGAAGAGCGCGAGGAGATTTTCATCCCCGGCGTTCTGAACCAGACGATCCTCAGCTACATGCAGCTGTTGAATGCAAACGATTTTGATCAGCTGATCGATCTCTTCCTCAACGATGGGGCACTTCAGCCCCCCTTCCAACGTCCAATCGTGGGCCGCGAAGCCATCCTGAAGTTCTTCAAGCGCGACTGCCAGAACCTGAAGTTGATGCCCCAAGGCGGCTTCGGCGAACCGGCAGAAGGCGGCTTCAACCAGATCAAGGTCACCGGCAAGGTGCAGACCCCGTGGTTCGGCCGCGAAGTGGGCATGAACGTGGCCTGGCGTTTCCTGCTCGATGAGAACGACAAAATCTATTTCGTTGCCATCGACCTGCTCGCCTCACCCGCTGAACTGCTCAAGCTTGGTGCCAAGTGACAGCCTGACGAGCAGCCCTCAACGGGGTCTCCAGCTGGGAGCACTGATCGGAATCTCCTGGCTGGTGACGCTGGTCATCGGCCTGCGGTTTGACCTCGATCAGTGGCATCCCCTGGCAATCACCACCTGGGTCCTGGTCCGCAGTTTTTTGCACACCGGCCTGTTCATCCTGGCCCACGACGCCATGCACGACAGCCTGGTGCCGGGGCATGGGTTGATCAATCAACGCATCGGTCGGGTGTGTTTGTGGCTCTACGCCGGCCTCAATTACGACATCTGCAAACGGAACCACCATCGCCATCACCAGATGCCGGAATCAGAAGCCGATCCCGACTTCTGCCCCACCCACAACCGATCACTGCTGGCTTGGTTGGTTCGCTTCCTGCGCAACTATCTCAACCCAGCACAACTCAGCCGACTGATCCTCGTTCTCACGGTTCTGCTGTTGGCAGCGCAACCCCATCAAAGCCAGCCACTTATCACAGTTTCTGTGATATTCCTGCTTCCTTTGCTGATCAGCACCGCACAACTTTTCTTTGTTGGCACTTACCTGCCCCATCGCAAAGAATACAAACAAACAGGCCACGAAGTTTCAATTAAAAGCTTGAATCTTCATCCGTTTGTATCACTGCTCGCTTGTTACCATTTTGGCTACCATCTCGAGCACCACAACCATCCCAAGGCTCCCTGGTTCCTGCTGCCGGAACTACGCACTGGTCGATTGGTTCTCTGAGTTCTGAATCAGAACCAGTTTCCCTACGCTCCCTCCCCCTCTCACCTCAATGTCTGCAACCGATTGGACCTCTGAAGAAGAAGCGGTTGCCCGGCATGCTTTTGATCTGGGCAAGCAGCGATCCATCTTGACCCTGATTGGCAACCTCAAGGATCTGAGCACCAAACTGGACACACCCGAATCAATCTGGCAGTTCCACGACTATCTGAGCACAGAGCGCTATCAATACGAAGGACGAATGGAATTCGATTTCAGCAATATCCTGTTCACCTTGGCCGACATGATCAAGCAGAAGCTGATCAATTACGACGACCTGAACGGCCTCAATCAACTGAAGCTGAGCAAGATCAAAGCCATGTCGATGTTCTGATCAGCAGCAATGGGGAATCACGTTGAGTGCCCAGCACCCTGGCGATTGCAAGAAACCAAGGCTGAAGAGAAAAGCCTTGGCTCACCACACGAGCACAAAAACGCTCTTCGAGACGAAAGAAAGCAGAGATCAAGACTTGTTCTACTAGTTGGAGTCCTCAGGCGGCCACGGAGGGAGACGGATCGAAGTGATCTTATGCACTTTCGTACGAATCGATTTCACAACTGAGCCAAACCCGCCCCGGCTGAGCACTTGTTTTGGGGCGTATTGAATCACTTTCAGACCCTTTTTATTTTGGTAAATCAATTCAGAGCTTTGGATGTAATCCTTGATTTCAGTGATTACAAAACATTCATCCACATCATGCTCGCGCATGATCACCGACAAGGTTGCATCAACCATGCTCCGGATTTCCTTGCGCGCTTGATCAGACAGCTGCACCAACCTTTGTGTATCGCCTGATACAGTTTAACCCGATCCCAACGGTTGTCGCGGGGATCTTTGCTTAAGGAACCTGAGCTCAACGACAGCGGCTGCCTTCAAGCTTCTGTTTGGCCTTGTCGGCTTTCCTGATCAGCTTCTGCGCAGAAGAGCGATCGACGCAAGCTCGAGCCTGGAGCTCAAGGCTGTGCAGCTTCAGAAATTGCTTTAGCGGATTCATAACGACCTCCCTTTAAACCATTCTTAACCTGTAGCACCTCAAGGCTCCAGGGCACTCACGCCTATTCGGATTTCTTAATCAGCCTGCAATCAAGCCTTGACCTTTAAGCCGTAGACATTGCATTGATCAAGGTGAGCACCTGTGCAAGACCTGCTCTCGAAATCCCCCTTCTGGTCATGGCTGTTCGCAGCAGGAATCGTGTGGGGCCCGGGGTTGCTGGCCCTGCACCTGCAACAAAACGGCGTAGTGCCGGTTGCCTCTGATCAACCCTTAACGGCGAGCCAGAAAAGCCAGGACGTATCCGATCAGTAGGCCATTTCCGAACGTGAGCCAAAGGAACTGGTACTTGCTCAGTCCAAGCGCCTTCCTGAACTGCTTCGTGGCGCTCTTGTGCCAGCGGAACATGTAATTCGTTATGCGAGGGCTTATCACCAATACACCAGGGTGATGCATGAACACCAGGCCTGGAAGGAGAGTGTTTTGGCTCCGGCCGGGCCCTGTTGGCTTACAAATCGACTTGCCTCACGCTGCTTGTTCTCCTCGCAGCGAACATGCCCATCAACCATCAAGGAATTCTGACAAGAGCAGCTAATGGCGACTTTGTCGCCACACCAAATCAACGAGAAAGAAGAAGCGAAAAGTTATGAAATCAATAACAGCAGGTCAACGATAATTATAAATTGAAAGGCGATAAGTAAAGCTCAACCAATTCTTATCCATTTGTTAATTAGTAGCGCCAGGCGAGGGTTAGATTTGAAAGCAAGGCCTTGGCAAAACATTGAAATGAATAACCTGTTAAGAGTCGAGCAGTTATCAGTATCATTCGGGGAAGATAATTTTGCTGTTCGAGATATCAATTTTTCGCTCCAAGATGGAGAATTCGTAGTTCTTCTAGGCTCCTCCGGAGCCGGAAAATCAACGCTGCTTCGCTCCCTGAACGGACTAG contains:
- a CDS encoding AbrB family transcriptional regulator, whose protein sequence is MLTGAELLNRVKELGDCAKTDLAKGCGYVVKKKDGSEQVKFTAFYEALLEAKGLSFSTGGSGVGKGGRKLSYKAVVQGNGNLLIGKAYTALLELQPGDEYEIKLGRKQIRLIPVGGSEEED
- a CDS encoding lipocalin-like domain-containing protein produces the protein MSVSSVQPAQAIPSTTVHGAWQLLSYDVEEKSNSKTFAPMGENPTGYVIFTPEGRLSFMLSAEGRQPGSTAEERSALLSSMIAYTGIYRLEGDRWITQVDGAWNPEWVGTEQTRFFAIDGDLLTVHTPWRVMPNWPEKGLTRSIVRFQRCR
- a CDS encoding cytochrome P450, which translates into the protein MATTPLPSTGAVSGLGETLAFFTQADFAQRRFHAHGDVFETKLLAQRMVFIRGERAIGDLFGQSDSLEGWWPESVRQLLGSQSLANRTGPGHKARRRVVGQLFSSAALVRYTPSIQQLVEELCQELISTNTPLPLAARMRRFAFAVIASTVLGLDGVSRDALFADFEIWTRALFSIPLAIPGTPFAKAMAARQRLLNRIKGVLKAGGNQGGLDLLSGGLDEAGIPLDDDDLAEQLLLLLFAGYETTASSLSCLFRALLLNPEVESWLREGLADNPASPRLDATVLEVMRLTPPVGGFFRRSLAPIELAGVAVPASSVIQVVLSPTSISDDDDLETFRPQRHLDGSFKQTLLPFGGGERVCLGKALAELEIRLMAVGLLEAVELQLQPEQDLTLQLIPSPTPKDGLLVQAAAR
- a CDS encoding phycobilisome rod-core linker polypeptide, which translates into the protein MPALKYKRDFTHDQRVSFAFANSATATKSASSNAGKAASSTAEYKQNQCASMGIGMGPRIHEVCPFSAVNHSYASTGSSALEAAIASAYKQVFGNIGISDSQRLTSLEAFLCDGRINVQGFMGGLVKSDLYKQKFFHAVSPMRGIELTTKHLLGRPPVSQQEISAGIQLIADQGFDAFVDSLTHSEEYLETFGTDTVPYLRGFKSEARAACSTFVGMADITPANASAEHVMYTGPLLVKRLTKDLSGFSAGGAAFSGDGSGFSYTNAVKNARNSAHRRMYGGKFNYGSY
- a CDS encoding response regulator transcription factor; translated protein: MELRLESRALHEAIEATAEFFKTQRVVACCGDRLTLTCLCLAEPIRRAVVGAATTEEEGFELVLRHKPSLLICTSDLETGYGMNLLRRVKAELPTCQLLIVLVRETQAVVQEAMQAYADAVIFKSSLGTGKGDFIQALHTLSEGGVYFPEEIRKLGAAEAPNPHLPPLIEELTERELEVVAGVARGLTNQGIGSSLGISVETVKTHVVNAKDKLGAADRTQLAVMALLYGLIDPLG
- a CDS encoding orange carotenoid-binding protein, yielding MFTLDKARQIFPDTLTADAVPAITARFKLLSAEDQLALIWFAYLEMGQTITVAAPGAARMQLARPILEQIVAMSFDEQTKVMCDLASKINSPISSTYAYWSVNVKLCFWYELGEYMRQGKVAPIPQGYKLSANANSVLEAVKKVEQGQQITLLRNFVVDMGFDPNIDDDKIVTEPIVAPTPVEEREEIFIPGVLNQTILSYMQLLNANDFDQLIDLFLNDGALQPPFQRPIVGREAILKFFKRDCQNLKLMPQGGFGEPAEGGFNQIKVTGKVQTPWFGREVGMNVAWRFLLDENDKIYFVAIDLLASPAELLKLGAK
- a CDS encoding fatty acid desaturase, translated to MPSDSLTSSPQRGLQLGALIGISWLVTLVIGLRFDLDQWHPLAITTWVLVRSFLHTGLFILAHDAMHDSLVPGHGLINQRIGRVCLWLYAGLNYDICKRNHHRHHQMPESEADPDFCPTHNRSLLAWLVRFLRNYLNPAQLSRLILVLTVLLLAAQPHQSQPLITVSVIFLLPLLISTAQLFFVGTYLPHRKEYKQTGHEVSIKSLNLHPFVSLLACYHFGYHLEHHNHPKAPWFLLPELRTGRLVL